One genomic region from Anabaena sp. PCC 7108 encodes:
- the sufB gene encoding Fe-S cluster assembly protein SufB — translation MSASVTTLVNQPYKYGFVTDIEADTIPRGLSEDVVRLISAKKNEPEFMLEYRLRAYHQWLKMTEPTWSHVEYPPINYQDIIYYSAPKQKKAKLNSLDEVDPTLLETFAKLGIPLNEQKRLTNVAVDAIFDSVSVATTYKEKLAKDGVIFCSFSEALQEHPELIKKYLGSVVPIADNYFAALNAAVFSDGSFVYIPKGLKCPMELSTYFRINSGDTGQFERTLIVAEEGSYVSYLEGCTAPMYDSNQLHAAVVELVALDNAEIKYSTVQNWYAGDVNGKGGIYNFVTKRGLCQGVNSKISWTQVETGSAITWKYPSCVLIGDNSVGEFYSVALTNNMQQADTGSKMIHVGKNTRSTIISKGISAGKSSNSYRGLVKINPTAKGARNYSQCDSMLIGDNAQANTFPYIQVQNNTGKVEHEASTSKIGEDQLFFFAQRGISSEDAISMMISGFCKDVFNQLPMEFAVEADKLLSLKLEGSVG, via the coding sequence ATGAGCGCATCCGTCACTACCTTAGTCAACCAACCTTACAAGTACGGCTTTGTTACCGATATTGAAGCCGATACTATCCCCCGTGGGTTAAGCGAAGATGTTGTCCGCCTGATTTCCGCCAAAAAGAATGAGCCGGAATTCATGTTGGAATATCGCCTCCGCGCTTACCACCAATGGCTGAAAATGACAGAACCAACTTGGTCTCATGTCGAATATCCGCCTATTAATTATCAGGATATTATTTATTATTCCGCGCCGAAACAAAAAAAAGCCAAACTCAACAGTTTAGATGAAGTTGATCCTACTTTACTGGAAACCTTCGCCAAATTAGGTATTCCTTTAAATGAACAAAAGCGATTAACTAATGTTGCTGTTGATGCGATTTTTGATAGTGTTTCTGTCGCCACTACATATAAAGAGAAACTTGCCAAAGATGGCGTAATTTTCTGTTCTTTTTCGGAAGCGCTGCAAGAACACCCAGAACTAATTAAAAAATATTTGGGTAGCGTTGTTCCCATTGCTGATAATTATTTTGCAGCTTTAAATGCGGCTGTATTTAGTGATGGTTCTTTCGTTTATATTCCCAAAGGATTAAAATGTCCCATGGAATTGTCTACATATTTCCGCATTAACTCCGGTGATACAGGACAATTTGAACGGACTTTAATTGTCGCCGAAGAAGGAAGTTATGTTTCTTATTTAGAAGGTTGTACAGCACCAATGTACGATAGCAACCAATTACACGCAGCAGTCGTCGAATTGGTAGCTTTAGATAACGCAGAAATTAAATATTCTACTGTGCAGAACTGGTACGCTGGCGATGTTAATGGGAAAGGTGGAATTTACAACTTTGTAACCAAACGTGGTTTGTGTCAAGGTGTCAATTCTAAGATTTCTTGGACTCAAGTAGAAACAGGTTCTGCTATTACTTGGAAGTATCCTAGTTGCGTTTTGATTGGTGATAATTCCGTCGGTGAATTTTACTCGGTTGCATTAACAAATAATATGCAGCAAGCTGATACTGGAAGTAAGATGATTCACGTTGGTAAAAATACTCGCAGTACAATTATTTCTAAAGGAATTTCTGCTGGTAAATCTAGCAATAGTTACCGGGGTTTGGTGAAGATTAATCCTACTGCTAAGGGTGCAAGAAATTATTCTCAATGTGATTCGATGTTGATTGGGGATAATGCTCAAGCTAATACTTTTCCTTATATTCAAGTTCAGAATAATACGGGTAAGGTTGAGCATGAAGCTTCTACTTCTAAAATTGGCGAAGATCAATTGTTCTTTTTTGCTCAACGCGGTATTTCTTCGGAAGATGCTATTTCGATGATGATTAGCGGTTTCTGTAAGGATGTTTTTAATCAGCTTCCTATGGAGTTTGCTGTTGAGGCTGATAAGTTGTTGAGTCTGAAGTTGGAAGGTAGTGTTGGTTGA
- a CDS encoding Uma2 family endonuclease, translated as MLLESIPAEQRTVLYNVSWDTFEALLKDTGEDRGSRFAYDCGTLEIMTPLFEHENPKIQFDRLIFSLAEELDIEIRSAGSTTLKRKLFAKGIEPDSCYYIQNEAAIRGRETLNLEIDPPPDLAVEIDITSSSVNKFNIYAALGVAELWRYDGEVLNFYQLVENQYVEFKFSLAFPLVSVGDINRFIQQSKTMGEIALLKSFRVWIRGKIG; from the coding sequence ATGCTTCTGGAGTCAATTCCTGCTGAACAAAGAACTGTTTTATATAACGTTAGCTGGGATACCTTTGAAGCCTTGTTGAAAGATACAGGTGAGGATAGGGGTTCTCGGTTTGCTTATGACTGCGGTACTTTAGAAATTATGACTCCACTGTTTGAACACGAAAATCCGAAAATACAATTTGACAGATTGATATTTTCTTTAGCTGAAGAATTAGATATAGAAATCAGAAGTGCTGGTTCTACAACATTAAAACGTAAACTTTTTGCAAAGGGAATAGAACCAGATAGTTGCTATTATATCCAAAATGAAGCGGCTATCAGAGGTAGGGAAACTTTAAATTTAGAAATAGATCCTCCTCCTGATTTAGCAGTTGAAATTGATATTACTAGCAGTTCTGTGAATAAGTTTAATATTTATGCGGCTTTAGGTGTGGCTGAATTGTGGAGATATGACGGTGAAGTTTTGAATTTTTATCAATTGGTGGAAAATCAATATGTTGAATTTAAGTTTAGTCTGGCTTTTCCTCTAGTTTCTGTTGGGGATATAAATAGATTTATCCAGCAAAGTAAAACTATGGGTGAAATTGCTTTGTTGAAATCTTTTCGTGTTTGGATACGGGGTAAGATAGGGTAG
- the sufD gene encoding Fe-S cluster assembly protein SufD yields the protein MSIPVSLTSIPDSLLDRDAFLSGLLSRVTTTKSDGWLQDLRDGAVNWVRHSVIPNTREEEWRFTDLSPLKQVDFKLGMFQETSLESDILPEVSQRLVFVNGVYAPNLSKTENLPSGLIVGNLDVLPGEVVREYLAQADSLRGVAIGEKEVFTALNTAALNDVAVIWVSKNVVVENPIHLLFVSVSGESATISQPRVLVVAEGNSQVGLIEEYTNHRDTENTEEEVYFTNSVTEIWVNENAQVNHNRIVREGEAAFHVGKTAVTQARYSRYNCNAVTIGGKISRHNLEILQTGEQTETTLNGLTVIADNQLADTHSALSLNHPHGVSKQLHKCIIGDRAHGVFNGKVFVPKLAQLTDASQLNRNLLLSSKSRIDTKPQLEITADNVKCAHGATVSQLEDDQIFYLQSRGIDENNARKLLVNAFAMEIINFIPVASLRESLLRTVTSLTNK from the coding sequence ATGTCTATTCCAGTTTCTCTTACTTCTATTCCTGATTCTCTATTAGATAGAGATGCTTTTTTGAGTGGTTTATTAAGTCGGGTAACTACCACAAAATCAGATGGTTGGTTACAAGATTTGCGAGATGGTGCTGTTAATTGGGTGCGTCATTCTGTTATCCCCAATACCCGTGAGGAAGAATGGCGTTTTACTGATTTATCACCGTTGAAACAGGTAGATTTTAAGTTGGGGATGTTTCAGGAAACGTCTTTAGAATCTGATATTTTACCTGAAGTTTCGCAGCGGTTAGTTTTTGTAAATGGTGTTTATGCACCTAATTTATCTAAGACTGAAAATTTACCTTCTGGGTTAATTGTTGGTAATTTGGATGTTTTACCTGGTGAGGTTGTTCGGGAATATTTAGCGCAAGCTGATAGCTTGCGTGGCGTAGCCATAGGTGAGAAGGAAGTTTTTACTGCTCTGAATACTGCGGCTTTAAATGATGTTGCTGTGATATGGGTTAGTAAAAATGTGGTGGTTGAAAACCCAATTCATCTATTATTTGTTTCTGTGTCTGGTGAGTCTGCGACTATTTCCCAACCTCGCGTTTTAGTTGTAGCTGAAGGTAATTCTCAGGTGGGTTTGATTGAAGAATATACGAACCACAGAGACACAGAGAACACAGAGGAAGAGGTTTACTTCACCAATAGTGTTACGGAAATCTGGGTAAATGAAAATGCTCAGGTGAATCACAATAGAATTGTGCGGGAAGGTGAAGCGGCTTTTCATGTGGGGAAAACTGCTGTTACTCAGGCGCGATATAGTCGTTATAATTGTAATGCGGTGACGATTGGTGGAAAAATATCACGTCACAATTTGGAGATTTTGCAAACTGGTGAACAAACAGAAACGACGCTGAATGGTTTAACAGTTATTGCTGATAATCAATTGGCTGATACTCACAGTGCGCTATCTTTAAATCATCCTCATGGTGTGAGTAAACAGTTACATAAGTGCATTATAGGCGATCGCGCTCATGGTGTGTTTAATGGTAAGGTTTTTGTTCCTAAACTGGCGCAGTTAACTGACGCATCTCAATTAAACCGGAATTTGCTATTATCATCTAAGTCGAGAATTGACACCAAACCTCAATTAGAAATCACCGCTGATAACGTTAAATGCGCTCACGGTGCTACTGTCAGTCAATTGGAAGATGATCAAATATTCTACCTGCAAAGTCGCGGTATTGATGAAAATAATGCTCGCAAGTTATTAGTTAATGCTTTCGCAATGGAAATTATTAACTTTATTCCTGTTGCTTCTTTACGAGAAAGTTTGTTGAGAACTGTCACAAGTCTCACGAATAAGTAA
- a CDS encoding glycosyltransferase has product MNFHSSNSLLAVPSGALKIPEHPATEGNGDNSLLLSLVIPTYKERDNIQNIVSILSRLLDEAIPDNYELIVVDDDSPDLTWEVAQSLMPEYPQLRVMRREDERGLSSAVIRGWQAATGSVLGVIDGDLQHPPEVLTQLLQKMEAGADLALASRHVDGGGVSSWSVVRRFLSRGAQVLGLIILPGVLGRVSDPMSGYFMVRRSAIANATLNPVGYKILLEVIGRGNVREIAEAGYVFRERTEGESKVTSKQYIEYIHHLIRLRVSTGRLGKIRRKVNFPVQRFLRFGAVGLSGVFVDMVILYLLSDPTTLAWPLTRSKIFAGEIAIFNNFLWNDAWTFADVSMQQKGWQPRLKRFVKFNVICLAGLVLNVLVLNIVFNFLVPNRYIANFIAIAVATIWNFWVNLKLSWRVTEVK; this is encoded by the coding sequence ATGAATTTCCATTCCTCAAACTCCCTGTTGGCAGTTCCCTCTGGGGCATTAAAGATTCCTGAACATCCCGCTACTGAGGGAAATGGAGATAATTCATTACTTTTATCTCTAGTTATTCCCACTTATAAAGAGCGTGACAATATCCAGAATATAGTCAGTATTTTGAGCAGATTACTAGATGAAGCTATACCTGATAATTATGAACTGATTGTAGTAGATGATGATAGCCCCGACCTGACTTGGGAAGTAGCACAATCTTTGATGCCAGAGTATCCCCAGCTGCGGGTAATGCGGCGTGAAGATGAACGAGGGCTGTCTTCTGCGGTGATTCGTGGGTGGCAAGCAGCTACAGGAAGTGTTTTGGGTGTGATTGATGGAGATTTGCAGCATCCACCAGAGGTACTGACACAACTGTTGCAGAAAATGGAAGCTGGGGCAGATTTAGCCTTAGCTAGTCGTCACGTAGATGGTGGTGGTGTTAGTAGTTGGAGTGTAGTTAGGCGCTTTTTATCTCGTGGGGCGCAAGTGTTGGGATTGATTATTTTGCCAGGGGTACTGGGAAGAGTTTCTGACCCCATGAGTGGTTATTTTATGGTACGACGAAGTGCGATCGCTAATGCGACACTTAATCCTGTAGGCTATAAAATTCTTCTGGAAGTGATTGGACGAGGAAACGTCAGGGAAATTGCTGAAGCTGGTTATGTATTCCGTGAACGGACAGAAGGTGAAAGCAAAGTCACATCTAAGCAATATATAGAGTACATCCATCACTTAATCCGCTTACGTGTATCCACAGGGCGATTAGGAAAAATTCGCAGAAAAGTGAATTTCCCTGTTCAGCGATTCTTGCGCTTTGGTGCAGTGGGATTAAGTGGGGTATTTGTAGATATGGTAATACTCTATTTACTTAGTGACCCAACCACCTTAGCTTGGCCTCTTACACGTAGTAAAATCTTCGCTGGGGAAATTGCTATTTTCAATAATTTCCTTTGGAATGATGCCTGGACATTTGCCGATGTATCCATGCAGCAGAAAGGTTGGCAGCCCAGATTAAAGAGGTTTGTGAAGTTTAATGTGATTTGCTTGGCTGGGTTAGTGTTAAATGTACTTGTATTAAATATAGTGTTTAATTTTCTGGTTCCTAATCGCTATATTGCTAACTTTATAGCGATCGCAGTGGCAACTATTTGGAATTTCTGGGTCAACCTGAAATTAAGCTGGCGGGTAACTGAAGTCAAATAA
- a CDS encoding cysteine desulfurase, which produces MVITSTKSLADKVRSDFPILHQEVHGKPLVYLDNAATSQKPLAVLNAWRDYYEQYNSNVHRGAHFLSGKATDAYEAARDKIARFINAKSRQEIVYTRNASEAINLVAYSWGMSNLQPGDEIILSVMEHHSNIVPWQFVAQKTGAILKFVELTPEETFDLEQFKQLVSEKTKLVSIVHVSNTLGCINPAKEIAEIAHRYGAKFLLDACQSVPHMPIDVQELDCDWLVASGHKMCAPTGIGFLYGKLELLEAMPPFFGGGEMIAEVYLDHSTYAELPHKFEAGTPAIGEAIALGAAIDYLTNIGMDKIHAYEAELTAYLFEQLGQIPQIRIYGPKPNAQGEGRAALAAFTAEGVHANDLATLLDQEGIAIRSGHHCTQPLHRYLSLAGTARASLSFYNTREEIDVFIKALKETLEFFASVFGE; this is translated from the coding sequence ATGGTCATCACTTCTACCAAATCTCTAGCTGATAAAGTTCGTTCTGACTTCCCAATTTTACATCAGGAAGTTCACGGTAAACCCCTAGTTTATCTCGATAATGCGGCTACTTCTCAAAAGCCTTTAGCTGTATTAAATGCTTGGCGTGATTATTACGAACAATATAATTCTAATGTCCATCGTGGCGCACATTTTCTCAGCGGAAAAGCTACAGATGCTTATGAAGCCGCACGGGATAAAATTGCTAGATTTATTAATGCAAAATCACGCCAAGAAATTGTTTACACTCGCAATGCTAGTGAAGCAATTAACTTAGTAGCTTACAGTTGGGGAATGAGCAATTTACAGCCAGGAGATGAAATTATTCTCTCGGTAATGGAACACCATAGTAATATTGTTCCTTGGCAATTTGTCGCTCAAAAAACAGGTGCAATATTAAAGTTTGTCGAATTAACACCGGAAGAAACTTTTGATTTGGAACAGTTTAAACAACTGGTTTCTGAAAAAACAAAACTGGTGTCTATCGTTCATGTTTCTAATACATTGGGTTGTATTAACCCAGCCAAAGAAATCGCCGAAATTGCTCATAGATACGGTGCGAAATTCTTACTTGATGCTTGCCAAAGTGTCCCCCATATGCCTATTGATGTCCAAGAACTTGACTGTGATTGGTTGGTAGCTTCTGGGCATAAAATGTGCGCTCCCACTGGCATTGGTTTTTTGTATGGTAAGTTGGAATTACTAGAAGCAATGCCGCCATTTTTCGGTGGTGGTGAGATGATTGCAGAGGTATATTTAGACCATTCCACCTATGCGGAATTACCCCATAAATTTGAAGCGGGGACTCCGGCTATTGGGGAAGCGATCGCACTTGGTGCAGCGATAGATTATCTTACTAATATTGGTATGGATAAAATCCATGCTTATGAAGCCGAATTAACTGCTTATTTATTCGAGCAATTAGGGCAAATACCCCAAATTAGAATCTATGGACCAAAACCTAATGCTCAAGGGGAAGGTAGAGCCGCATTAGCAGCTTTTACAGCAGAAGGTGTTCACGCTAATGATTTAGCAACTTTGTTAGATCAAGAAGGTATAGCTATCCGTTCTGGACATCATTGTACTCAACCATTACACCGTTATTTAAGTTTAGCAGGTACTGCACGGGCGAGTTTATCTTTTTACAATACCCGCGAGGAAATTGATGTTTTCATCAAGGCTTTGAAGGAGACTTTGGAATTTTTTGCTAGTGTGTTTGGTGAGTAA
- the rpsN gene encoding 30S ribosomal protein S14, which produces MAKKSMIEREKKRARLVEQYADKREALLDEFKSAESPLDKLEIHRKIQQLPRNSAPSRRRNRCWVTGRPRGVYRDFGLSRNVLREWAHEGLLPGVVKSSW; this is translated from the coding sequence ATGGCAAAGAAGAGCATGATTGAGCGCGAAAAAAAACGCGCCAGGTTGGTGGAACAGTATGCTGATAAGCGGGAAGCACTGCTAGACGAGTTCAAAAGTGCTGAATCTCCCCTAGATAAGCTGGAAATCCACCGTAAAATTCAACAACTACCTCGTAACAGTGCGCCAAGCCGCCGCCGTAATCGTTGTTGGGTAACAGGTCGTCCTAGAGGAGTATACCGGGATTTTGGACTATCTCGGAACGTACTGCGCGAATGGGCGCACGAAGGTCTTTTACCTGGTGTTGTTAAATCTAGCTGGTAG
- the sufC gene encoding Fe-S cluster assembly ATPase SufC, which translates to MIFENSDLILSVKDLTADVDGTPILKGLNLEVRAGEVHAIMGPNGSGKSTFSKVLAGHPAYTVTGGEVVFQGQNLLEMEAADRARNGVFLAFQYPLEIPGVSNLDFLRVAYNSRQKARGLEEVDAFDFDDLVEEKLDIVKMNSSFLNRSVNEGFSGGEKKRNEILQMAILEPKLAILDETDSGLDIDALKIVANGVNQLTNSENATIMITHYQRLLDYIVPDFVHVMAQGQIIRSGGKELALELESRGYDWVLEEALGVGV; encoded by the coding sequence ATGATTTTTGAGAATAGTGATTTGATTTTGTCGGTTAAGGATTTGACTGCTGATGTTGATGGAACTCCAATTTTGAAGGGGTTGAATTTGGAAGTTCGCGCTGGGGAGGTTCACGCGATTATGGGACCTAATGGTTCTGGGAAGAGTACGTTTTCTAAGGTTTTGGCGGGACACCCAGCTTATACTGTTACTGGTGGTGAGGTGGTTTTCCAAGGACAAAATCTTTTGGAAATGGAAGCAGCAGACAGGGCTAGAAATGGTGTGTTTTTAGCTTTCCAATATCCTCTGGAAATTCCCGGTGTGAGTAATTTGGATTTTTTACGAGTTGCTTATAATTCTCGTCAGAAAGCTAGAGGTTTGGAAGAGGTTGACGCTTTCGATTTTGATGATTTGGTTGAGGAAAAGTTGGATATTGTGAAGATGAATTCTTCTTTTCTTAACCGCAGTGTGAATGAGGGTTTTTCTGGTGGGGAAAAGAAGCGGAATGAAATTCTGCAAATGGCGATTCTAGAACCAAAGTTGGCGATTTTAGATGAAACTGATTCTGGTTTGGATATTGATGCTCTGAAAATTGTTGCTAATGGGGTTAATCAGTTAACTAATTCCGAAAATGCCACAATTATGATTACTCACTATCAGCGTCTTCTCGATTATATTGTCCCTGATTTTGTTCACGTTATGGCGCAGGGACAAATTATCAGAAGTGGTGGTAAGGAGTTGGCGCTTGAGTTAGAATCTCGCGGTTATGATTGGGTTCTAGAAGAAGCTTTGGGAGTGGGTGTGTAA
- the aat gene encoding leucyl/phenylalanyl-tRNA--protein transferase — protein MEYDIAAIIRGYAQGYFLMADESDHLGWYGSKERTLIPLNENFRYPKSLQRVLNQDRFTVAVNRDFLGVVAGCANRETTWISPELQKIYWLLYQTGYAYSFETWQGDQLAGGILGIVIGGLFIGESMFYQIPEGSKVAMVKLVERLRQRKFMLFDAQMMNPHLARFGAYIISNKEYERLLQQALQLPCSLE, from the coding sequence ATGGAATATGATATCGCTGCGATTATTCGAGGTTATGCTCAAGGTTATTTTCTCATGGCTGATGAGAGTGATCACTTAGGATGGTATGGAAGTAAAGAACGAACATTGATTCCCTTAAATGAGAACTTTCGCTACCCCAAGTCATTGCAGCGTGTTCTTAACCAAGACAGGTTCACAGTGGCAGTTAACCGGGACTTTCTAGGTGTGGTAGCTGGATGTGCTAACCGTGAAACCACTTGGATTTCCCCAGAATTACAAAAGATTTATTGGCTACTTTACCAGACTGGTTATGCTTATAGTTTTGAAACTTGGCAAGGTGATCAACTAGCAGGAGGAATTTTAGGGATTGTGATTGGTGGTCTTTTTATTGGTGAATCGATGTTTTACCAGATTCCTGAGGGTTCTAAGGTAGCGATGGTTAAATTGGTAGAAAGATTGCGCCAAAGGAAATTTATGTTGTTTGACGCGCAAATGATGAATCCCCATTTAGCCAGATTTGGTGCTTATATCATCAGTAATAAAGAATATGAAAGATTACTTCAGCAAGCTTTACAACTTCCCTGTTCCCTAGAGTAA
- a CDS encoding glycosyltransferase family 39 protein, which translates to MNKIDKLFPPHGLVFLITILLILGIFFRCINVDKKVYWHDEAYTSLRISGYTKSELINEVFNSKVLPIESIKKFQRTNSETGLTDTIKSLAIDDAQHPPLYYGMLRLWMQTFGNSITSARSLSIIISLLALPCIYWLCLELFASPITAWISVAFMTVSPFHVLYAQEARQFCLLTLITLLSSAVLLRAIKIGSKKLWGFYTLTVALGLYTFLFYGLVVIGHGIYVLCLERFKLTKQFISYFVASVIGFISFIPWILIIINNLSTIDNSTATAQIKQSLPVLVSTWIKNISYLFGDFWIYEQFIPDLNLPILRLGRFLVPLFSILAIYSFIFIYRQTLPRVWLFVFLLSGVSALALILPDVIIGGKLSVRPRYVIPCYLGIQLPVAYLLATQIISSKQIVRKFWKSVLAGLISIGILSCAVSSQADGWWLKGRNTHSQIARIINQSPKPLLISSTYSLNIGNLMSLSHLLNEKVQIQLVLNSNSALPDIPDGFSDLFLYSPSPEFKTELEKKYQLDSVYKDGKLFHLENKV; encoded by the coding sequence ATGAACAAAATTGATAAGCTTTTTCCTCCTCATGGGCTGGTTTTTTTAATAACTATCTTATTAATATTAGGCATTTTTTTTCGCTGCATTAATGTCGATAAAAAAGTTTACTGGCATGATGAAGCATACACATCATTAAGAATTTCTGGATATACTAAATCAGAATTAATCAACGAAGTTTTTAATAGCAAAGTCTTACCTATTGAAAGTATCAAAAAATTTCAACGCACAAATTCTGAAACTGGGTTAACAGATACAATTAAATCTTTAGCTATAGACGATGCTCAACATCCTCCACTTTATTACGGAATGCTAAGACTATGGATGCAAACTTTTGGGAATTCAATTACCAGTGCCAGAAGCCTGTCAATCATAATTAGTTTGTTAGCCCTACCTTGCATTTATTGGTTGTGTTTAGAATTATTTGCATCACCGATAACTGCGTGGATAAGCGTCGCTTTCATGACAGTATCACCCTTTCATGTTTTGTATGCTCAAGAAGCCAGACAGTTTTGTTTATTGACTTTAATCACATTATTAAGTAGTGCAGTTTTATTGCGAGCTATCAAGATTGGTAGTAAAAAGCTTTGGGGTTTTTATACCTTAACAGTAGCATTAGGATTGTACACATTTTTATTTTATGGACTGGTAGTAATTGGCCACGGTATTTATGTTTTGTGCCTAGAAAGATTCAAACTGACAAAACAATTTATATCTTATTTCGTCGCATCTGTTATTGGCTTTATATCTTTCATACCTTGGATTTTAATTATTATTAATAACTTATCTACAATTGATAATTCAACAGCTACTGCACAAATCAAACAGTCCTTACCAGTTTTAGTCTCTACCTGGATTAAGAATATTAGCTATTTATTTGGTGATTTTTGGATATACGAACAATTTATACCAGATTTGAACTTACCCATTTTGCGATTAGGCAGGTTTTTAGTACCATTATTTTCTATCTTAGCAATATATTCATTCATATTTATTTATCGTCAAACATTACCGCGAGTATGGTTATTTGTTTTTCTGTTGAGTGGTGTATCTGCCTTAGCTCTCATATTACCTGATGTGATAATTGGAGGTAAGTTAAGCGTTCGTCCTAGATATGTGATTCCATGTTATTTAGGGATTCAATTACCTGTTGCTTATTTGCTGGCAACTCAAATTATTTCCTCTAAACAAATAGTTCGTAAATTTTGGAAATCAGTATTAGCTGGTTTAATTTCCATTGGTATTTTATCCTGTGCAGTTAGTTCTCAAGCAGATGGATGGTGGCTTAAAGGTAGAAATACTCATTCACAAATAGCTCGCATTATCAATCAATCGCCAAAGCCACTTTTAATTAGCAGTACTTATTCCCTAAATATTGGTAACTTGATGTCTCTGAGTCATCTGCTAAATGAAAAAGTGCAAATACAACTGGTATTGAATTCCAATTCTGCTTTACCTGATATTCCTGATGGTTTTAGTGACCTATTTTTATATAGTCCCTCACCAGAATTTAAAACTGAACTAGAGAAAAAATACCAATTAGATTCTGTTTACAAAGATGGTAAACTCTTCCACCTAGAAAATAAAGTTTAG
- the sufR gene encoding iron-sulfur cluster biosynthesis transcriptional regulator SufR — protein MATTQQTSTKQDILEYLLKHSQATAVELANSFNVSPQAIRRHLKDLETDELVIYSVSEQPSMGRPQHVYHLSRGGRSHLQKSANRLNDGYGEFAVSLLDTLAETVGRDQVKSILRKQWERKAQEYREKVGTGSLQERVATLIELRKAEGFMAEFHAVESDASGAERFIFVEHTCAISDVAESFPSVCGHELEMFAAILPDCTVERTHWLIHGEHRCGYLVQESLTQNCKVAK, from the coding sequence ATGGCGACTACCCAGCAGACCTCAACGAAGCAGGATATTTTAGAGTATCTATTGAAACACTCACAAGCAACCGCGGTTGAGTTAGCTAACTCTTTTAATGTCAGTCCCCAAGCGATTCGCCGGCATTTAAAGGATTTGGAGACGGATGAACTAGTTATATATTCGGTATCAGAACAACCGAGTATGGGCAGACCGCAGCACGTTTATCACTTGAGTCGAGGTGGAAGATCACATTTGCAAAAAAGTGCTAACCGCTTAAATGATGGTTATGGTGAGTTTGCGGTTTCTCTCTTGGACACCTTAGCGGAAACTGTGGGACGTGACCAAGTAAAGTCTATTTTACGGAAACAGTGGGAACGTAAAGCCCAAGAATATCGGGAAAAAGTAGGTACTGGTTCTTTGCAGGAAAGAGTCGCAACTTTGATAGAATTGCGAAAGGCTGAAGGTTTTATGGCGGAGTTTCACGCTGTGGAATCAGATGCTAGTGGTGCAGAGAGATTCATTTTTGTAGAACATACCTGCGCCATTTCTGATGTTGCGGAATCTTTTCCCAGCGTTTGTGGTCATGAATTGGAAATGTTTGCGGCTATTTTACCAGATTGTACTGTGGAACGGACGCATTGGTTGATTCATGGTGAACATCGTTGTGGTTATTTGGTTCAAGAAAGTCTTACACAAAATTGCAAAGTCGCAAAGTAA